A single genomic interval of Musa acuminata AAA Group cultivar baxijiao chromosome BXJ3-4, Cavendish_Baxijiao_AAA, whole genome shotgun sequence harbors:
- the LOC135635780 gene encoding uncharacterized protein LOC135635780, with protein MPSSLLLPSSRNRKRERKRRRGVMEQKQLDLVMVPLGLLLLAVYHLWLFFTILKDPRRTVIGLNAQVRQRWVRAMLSDSLKNGVLAVQTLRNNIMASTVLATAAITLTSLISVYVSATTTTSSSLVFGNKSSVVHSVKYLAISLCFVVAFLCNVQSIRYYAHVSFLVSQPLAAEGAISLEYVARSLNQGSFFWSLGLRAFYVSFTLFLWIFGPIPMLASSVVMCCLLFFLDTTTEITRRHHVASTVEHEAKEEV; from the exons ATGCCTTCTTCCTTGCTGCTTCCATCCAGCAGGaataggaagagggagaggaagaggcgGCGGGGGGTGATGGAGCAGAAGCAGTTGGACCTGGTGATGGTTCCGCTGGGTCTGCTGCTGCTGGCGGTCTACCACTTATGGCTCTTCTTCACCATCCTCAAGGATCCCCGGCGCACTGTCATCGGCCTCAACGCCCAAGTCCGGCAGCGCTGGGTCAGAGCCATGTTGTCT GACTCGCTCAAGAACGGCGTTCTCGCAGTGCAGACGCTGAGGAACAACATCATGGCGTCCACCGTGCTGGCGACCGCCGCCATCACCCTCACCTCCCTCATCAGCGTCTATGTgagcgccaccaccaccacctcctcctcgttGGTCTTCGGCAACAAGTCGTCCGTCGTGCACTCCGTCAAGTACTTAGCCATCTCGCTCTGCTTCGTCGTCGCCTTCCTCTGCAACGTGCAGTCCATACGCTACTACGCGCACGTCAGCTTCCTCGTGAGCCAGCCGTTGGCGGCGGAGGGGGCCATCTCGCTGGAGTACGTGGCGAGGAGCCTGAACCAGGGCAGCTTCTTCTGGTCGCTGGGGCTGAGGGCGTTCTACGTCTCCTTCACTCTCTTCCTCTGGATATTTGGGCCGATTCCCATGTTGGCCAGCAGCGTCGTGATGtgctgcctcctcttcttcttggaTACCACCACGGAGATCACCAGG